In the Candidatus Binatia bacterium genome, one interval contains:
- a CDS encoding HAD family hydrolase, with product MLRRAAVAAVFVATCFGASRGAADDQMPSWKDGAAKKAIVSLVSRVTTPGPDLLPPPARIAVFDNDGTLWAEQPMYFQLMFSIERIKALAPAHPEWKQQEPFASLLRGDVAAAFASTPDPELKIAMASQAGLTIPEFEQSVREWFASARHPTTGRLLSEMVYQPMLEVLRYLRANGFRTYIVSGGGIEFMRVFAEQLYGIPPEQVVGSTNRLQFEMRGGKPAIVNAGEIAFTDDKGGKPVGIYLAIGRHPILAFGNSDGDLAMLQYTCDGAAPELCVYIHHTDAAREWAYDRTSKIGRLDKGLDEAKTRRWTVVDMKSDWKTVFGPRHDKAD from the coding sequence ATGCTTCGCCGAGCGGCCGTTGCTGCAGTGTTCGTGGCGACCTGCTTCGGCGCCTCGCGCGGAGCAGCGGACGACCAGATGCCGTCGTGGAAGGACGGCGCGGCGAAAAAGGCCATCGTCTCCCTGGTCTCGCGGGTGACGACACCGGGTCCGGATTTGCTGCCGCCGCCTGCACGCATCGCGGTATTCGACAACGACGGGACGCTGTGGGCCGAGCAGCCCATGTACTTCCAGCTGATGTTCTCGATCGAAAGGATCAAGGCACTGGCGCCGGCTCACCCCGAGTGGAAGCAGCAGGAGCCGTTCGCGTCCCTGCTCCGCGGCGACGTTGCCGCGGCCTTCGCATCGACCCCGGACCCCGAGCTGAAAATCGCGATGGCGAGCCAGGCGGGGCTGACGATCCCGGAATTCGAACAAAGCGTCCGCGAGTGGTTCGCGAGCGCCCGTCATCCGACGACCGGCCGGCTGCTTTCGGAGATGGTCTACCAGCCGATGCTCGAGGTGCTGCGTTACCTCAGGGCGAACGGGTTTCGCACTTACATCGTCTCCGGCGGCGGCATCGAGTTCATGCGCGTGTTTGCCGAGCAGCTTTACGGCATCCCTCCCGAGCAGGTGGTCGGAAGCACGAACCGCCTGCAGTTCGAGATGCGCGGCGGCAAGCCGGCGATCGTCAACGCAGGCGAGATTGCGTTCACCGACGACAAGGGAGGCAAGCCCGTGGGCATCTATCTTGCGATCGGCCGCCACCCGATCCTCGCCTTCGGCAATTCCGACGGCGACCTCGCGATGCTGCAGTACACCTGCGACGGCGCGGCGCCCGAGCTTTGCGTCTACATCCATCACACCGACGCCGCGCGCGAATGGGCGTACGACCGCACGTCGAAGATCGGCCGCCTCGACAAGGGGCTGGACGAAGCGAAGACTCGCCGCTGGACCGTCGTGGACATGAAGTCCGACTGGAAGACGGTATTCGGGCCGCGGCACGACAAAGCGGACTAG
- a CDS encoding DUF389 domain-containing protein: MTEQLSENSGASRPSGGDRAHARDHSWLAAVYHALRNLTSVSVERRKEVLVETQEGSLPTPIYYVLLGLSELIAGFALMINSDATLIGANVVAPLMTPIFGVSLGLMRSDLRLLRNALLAEFGGALLGVALCFVLGLLPFAFEPSATLLAQTKPTLIDLAVAALAGFAGGLAMIDERVSPALPGVAIATALNPPIAAIGLCLAYGAYDAAWGATILFLANVLAIMAVAAALFLVAGFVTREEIGSVRGLARRFLPAAIGLAAVTFLLTGYLLAMVRDLRTTRTVNGVMSTELAHEPGTALVGIDTVRRDGRLDVLTTVRTPRVLSPDHVAAMQDKLSTALGTPVRLFLRCGVTSDVIAAGSRDLSPFVGLASTENQPTMSAETLLLQEAEQIAREAVSARPDISLKDVELLSLATGPVLVFSIETPRDPSPATVQQFEERLQQRLDRPDVRVVARTTESSDTTTKGRILFGEAHFGDLDREDEKTQERIEESVRTSLQQLPDVFVSAVDAIVRDEGWTVRAEASAPKALTPQEIQAAEQAAAKDSGQRVSLFVRTRVDLMVSSSGYQPLGAPVAGPAAAATEPAVPPAAH; this comes from the coding sequence TTGACCGAACAGCTTTCCGAGAATTCCGGTGCCTCCCGTCCTTCGGGCGGCGATCGCGCACACGCACGCGACCACTCCTGGCTCGCCGCCGTCTATCACGCGCTCCGCAATCTGACGTCCGTCTCGGTCGAGAGACGCAAGGAGGTACTGGTCGAGACTCAGGAAGGATCGCTTCCGACGCCGATTTATTACGTGCTGCTCGGCCTTTCGGAGTTGATCGCCGGCTTCGCGCTGATGATCAACAGCGATGCGACCTTGATCGGAGCGAACGTCGTCGCGCCGCTGATGACTCCGATCTTCGGCGTCTCGCTCGGGCTCATGCGCAGCGATCTGCGGTTGCTGCGCAACGCCCTCCTTGCCGAATTCGGAGGAGCGCTTCTCGGCGTCGCGCTGTGCTTCGTGCTCGGACTGCTTCCGTTCGCGTTCGAGCCGTCGGCCACGCTGCTGGCGCAGACCAAGCCGACGCTGATCGACCTGGCGGTGGCAGCGCTGGCCGGGTTCGCCGGCGGCCTTGCGATGATCGACGAGCGCGTCAGCCCCGCGCTGCCCGGCGTCGCGATCGCTACCGCGCTCAATCCGCCGATCGCTGCGATCGGATTGTGCCTGGCCTACGGAGCCTACGACGCCGCGTGGGGAGCGACGATCCTTTTCCTGGCCAACGTGCTCGCGATCATGGCGGTAGCCGCGGCGCTGTTCCTCGTCGCCGGGTTCGTCACGCGCGAGGAAATCGGCTCGGTGCGAGGCCTGGCACGCCGCTTCCTTCCGGCAGCGATCGGGCTGGCCGCGGTCACGTTCCTGTTGACCGGGTATCTGCTGGCGATGGTGCGCGATCTTCGCACCACCCGCACGGTCAACGGCGTGATGAGCACGGAGCTGGCGCACGAGCCGGGAACGGCGCTCGTCGGCATCGACACGGTTCGCCGGGACGGGCGACTCGACGTGCTGACGACGGTGCGAACGCCGCGCGTGCTGAGCCCGGACCACGTTGCCGCGATGCAGGACAAGCTGTCCACGGCACTGGGGACGCCGGTGCGGTTGTTTCTTCGCTGCGGGGTTACCAGCGACGTCATCGCCGCGGGCTCCAGGGACTTGAGTCCATTCGTCGGCCTGGCGTCGACGGAGAACCAGCCGACGATGTCTGCCGAGACTCTGCTGCTACAGGAAGCGGAGCAGATTGCACGCGAAGCGGTTTCGGCCCGGCCGGACATCTCGCTGAAGGACGTCGAGCTGCTGTCGCTCGCGACCGGGCCGGTGCTGGTCTTCTCGATCGAGACCCCGCGTGATCCGTCGCCGGCGACGGTGCAGCAGTTCGAGGAGAGGCTGCAGCAAAGACTCGATCGACCCGATGTCCGAGTGGTCGCGCGCACGACGGAGTCCAGCGACACGACCACCAAGGGCCGCATTCTCTTCGGAGAAGCGCACTTCGGCGACCTCGACCGCGAAGACGAGAAGACCCAGGAGCGCATCGAGGAGTCGGTGCGGACCAGCCTCCAGCAGCTTCCGGACGTGTTCGTGTCCGCGGTCGACGCCATCGTTCGCGACGAAGGGTGGACCGTGCGCGCCGAAGCGTCGGCGCCGAAAGCGCTGACACCGCAGGAAATCCAGGCCGCCGAACAAGCGGCAGCGAAGGACTCGGGACAACGGGTGTCGCTGTTCGTCAGGACGCGTGTGGACCTGATGGTCAGCAGCAGCGGTTATCAGCCGCTGGGCGCGCCGGTGGCGGGCCCGGCAGCCGCTGCGACCGAGCCGGCAGTTCCGCCGGCAGCGCACTGA
- a CDS encoding lipase maturation factor family protein, producing the protein MTAAPSAAAATPRREPGSWSPWWRHAAGLDPVAGDGTRSYHLSRFLMLRLLGLVYLTAFVIFLRQGMPLLGSRGLLPIADFTSRVVAHLGSESAAFWRLPSVFWLGSSDVVLMATAWCGAFLSLLVLLGVTNAVVMALLWALYMSFVHVGQDWYGYGWEIQLLETGFLAIFLAPVSSIRPFPARRPPPVVIGLMRWLIFRIMLGAGLIKLRGDSCWRDLTCLEYHYETQPNPNPLSRTLHFAPHWFSMAGVALNHATEVGMPWLMLTGRRTTRIAGMFFVAFQVVLISSGNLSFLNWLTIVPALACFDDAFLAGILPARLARAATAAEQAAAQHAASRRWSIDLRAILLAVLLVTISLLSIPVVANLLSGSQVMNTSFEAYDLVNTYGAFGSIGRERREIVFEGTSDAVADEHATWREYQFPCAPCDPARRPCLISPYHYRLDWQMWFAAMSRPERYPWTLRLVWKLLHNDAPALSLMDGNPFPDAPPRFVRARLYIYRFAPPDSGRWWDRELVGDWIPPLSVDDSRLRSFLTSYGWLDSDSSVPAKVPGNR; encoded by the coding sequence ATGACGGCAGCGCCCTCGGCAGCAGCGGCTACGCCGCGCCGTGAACCCGGCTCCTGGTCTCCGTGGTGGAGGCATGCCGCCGGCCTCGATCCGGTAGCCGGTGACGGCACGCGCAGCTACCACCTCTCGCGTTTCCTGATGCTCAGGCTGCTCGGCCTCGTCTACCTGACGGCGTTCGTGATCTTCCTGCGCCAGGGCATGCCGCTCCTCGGCTCGCGCGGGCTGCTGCCGATTGCAGACTTCACGTCGCGCGTCGTCGCGCATCTCGGCTCGGAATCGGCCGCGTTCTGGCGGCTGCCGAGCGTGTTCTGGCTCGGCAGCTCCGACGTCGTGCTCATGGCGACAGCGTGGTGCGGCGCATTTCTTTCGCTGCTCGTGCTTCTCGGCGTCACCAACGCCGTCGTGATGGCCCTGCTGTGGGCGCTGTACATGTCCTTCGTGCACGTCGGCCAGGACTGGTACGGCTATGGCTGGGAAATCCAGCTGCTGGAGACCGGTTTCCTTGCGATCTTCCTCGCGCCGGTGTCGTCGATCCGTCCGTTTCCCGCCAGGCGTCCGCCTCCGGTCGTGATCGGCCTGATGCGCTGGCTGATCTTCCGCATCATGCTCGGAGCCGGGCTGATCAAGCTGCGCGGCGATTCGTGCTGGCGTGATCTCACGTGTCTCGAGTATCACTACGAAACGCAGCCCAACCCGAATCCGCTGTCGCGCACTCTTCATTTCGCGCCGCACTGGTTCTCGATGGCCGGCGTGGCGCTCAATCACGCAACCGAAGTCGGCATGCCGTGGCTGATGCTGACGGGGCGACGCACGACGCGGATCGCCGGGATGTTCTTCGTCGCGTTCCAGGTGGTCCTGATCAGCAGCGGCAACTTGTCGTTCCTCAACTGGCTGACGATCGTGCCGGCACTGGCGTGTTTCGACGACGCGTTCCTTGCGGGGATCCTGCCGGCGCGCCTTGCGCGCGCAGCCACGGCCGCCGAGCAGGCCGCGGCGCAGCATGCGGCGTCCCGGCGCTGGAGCATCGATCTTCGCGCGATCCTGCTGGCCGTGCTGCTGGTCACGATCTCGCTGCTGTCGATCCCGGTCGTCGCGAACCTGCTTTCGGGCTCGCAGGTCATGAACACGTCGTTCGAGGCGTACGACCTCGTGAACACGTATGGCGCATTCGGCAGCATCGGGCGGGAGCGGCGCGAGATCGTATTCGAAGGCACCAGCGATGCAGTCGCCGACGAGCACGCGACGTGGCGCGAGTACCAGTTTCCGTGCGCTCCGTGCGACCCCGCTCGCCGCCCCTGCCTGATCTCGCCGTACCACTACCGCCTGGACTGGCAGATGTGGTTCGCAGCGATGTCGCGACCCGAGCGCTACCCGTGGACGCTGCGGCTCGTGTGGAAGCTGCTTCACAACGACGCGCCGGCGCTGTCGCTCATGGACGGCAATCCCTTCCCGGATGCACCGCCGCGATTCGTGCGCGCGCGCCTGTACATCTACCGCTTTGCGCCGCCGGATTCCGGGCGCTGGTGGGATCGCGAGCTCGTCGGGGACTGGATTCCTCCGCTTTCGGTGGACGACAGTCGCCTGCGGTCCTTCCTCACGTCGTACGGGTGGCTCGACTCCGACTCGTCTGTGCCCGCGAAGGTACCCGGCAATCGCTGA
- a CDS encoding outer membrane protein transport protein: MLVARPVAGSSLVVPASGAPDVACAGSTVAEPLSPLEAQFANPAGLAGFGETAAGSGLGLAYGRGVVSAQTGAGQYHADNSVIVPFLDGFAVLPWGRWTFGVSVMGTSGARFDYGPRPAVGIDKGFFSESSIFAVPIGAAYRLSDTLWLGAEISPLYGSTHLRFDETVAEAPAAPTYFRYTVSGLGVQGMVGITWRPVESWSFGLSVKPPGRIWTDGNTEFQGEKQNVDLDLEWPMAVSVGVKDRITPRWALTYGASFVQTSVLATSYMRYEKTPSANSPFLPDARDEWHHALGIDYAWSDAVKVFGGLSWANGIVGNRGVTPLSYDSQNDVRLSIGARRKTERWVIDGSFAYIFAESHHVTADQALMMPGGYNSKPAYLLSILLTRKF; encoded by the coding sequence ATGCTCGTCGCGCGTCCGGTAGCGGGCTCCTCGCTGGTGGTCCCGGCATCGGGTGCGCCCGACGTTGCATGCGCCGGTTCGACGGTCGCTGAACCGCTTTCGCCGCTCGAAGCCCAATTCGCCAATCCCGCCGGCCTCGCCGGCTTCGGCGAGACTGCCGCCGGAAGCGGGCTCGGCCTCGCGTACGGGCGCGGCGTCGTCTCTGCGCAGACCGGCGCGGGACAATACCACGCCGACAACTCCGTCATCGTTCCGTTCCTCGACGGGTTCGCCGTCCTGCCGTGGGGACGATGGACCTTCGGCGTCAGCGTGATGGGAACGTCGGGAGCGCGCTTCGACTACGGCCCGCGCCCGGCGGTCGGCATCGACAAGGGTTTTTTCTCCGAGTCGTCGATCTTCGCAGTGCCGATCGGCGCCGCGTACCGGCTGAGCGACACGCTGTGGCTGGGCGCAGAGATCAGCCCCCTTTACGGATCGACGCATCTTCGCTTCGACGAAACGGTAGCCGAGGCGCCGGCCGCGCCGACGTACTTCCGCTACACGGTTTCCGGTCTCGGTGTCCAGGGCATGGTGGGGATTACGTGGAGACCGGTCGAGTCCTGGTCGTTCGGACTCAGCGTCAAGCCGCCGGGCCGCATCTGGACGGACGGCAACACGGAGTTCCAGGGCGAAAAACAGAACGTCGACCTCGACCTCGAATGGCCGATGGCCGTTTCCGTCGGCGTCAAGGACCGCATCACGCCGCGCTGGGCGCTCACTTACGGCGCCAGCTTCGTGCAGACCAGCGTGCTGGCAACGTCCTACATGCGTTACGAGAAGACGCCGTCTGCAAACTCGCCGTTCCTTCCGGACGCGCGTGACGAATGGCACCACGCGCTCGGCATCGACTATGCGTGGTCCGATGCCGTCAAGGTGTTCGGCGGCTTGTCGTGGGCGAATGGAATCGTCGGAAACCGCGGTGTCACACCGCTCAGCTACGATTCCCAGAACGACGTGCGCCTGTCGATCGGCGCGCGCCGCAAGACCGAGCGGTGGGTGATCGACGGCTCTTTTGCGTACATCTTTGCCGAGTCGCACCACGTGACGGCCGACCAGGCGCTGATGATGCCGGGAGGCTACAACTCCAAACCGGCCTACCTGCTGTCGATCCTGCTGACGCGTAAATTCTGA
- a CDS encoding zinc-dependent alcohol dehydrogenase family protein — MNRRDGEREVKMLAMQLETNADLSARPLRLVEIASPQPRAGEILVRVSACGVCRTDLHVIEAELAPQKLPLVPGHQVVGTVETIGEGCSRFHVGDRVGIAWLRHTCGACEFCRSGRENLCAASRYTGYHDDGGYAELAVVPETFAYAIPDAIGDVEAAPLLCAGIIGYRALTLASVPSGGSLLLCGFGSSAHIVLQIARRRGQRVLVATRGAGHRELARSLGAEWVGEAVEAPPHHVDSAIVFAPSGDIVPAALKALKKGGTCALAGIYMTPIPPLPYEECVFHEKILRSVEANTRADGEGLFREAAAAGIHASTVTFPLEQANEALQMLKGDGIRGSAVLLPPK; from the coding sequence ATGAACAGGCGGGACGGCGAAAGGGAAGTGAAAATGCTCGCGATGCAGCTCGAGACGAATGCCGACCTCTCGGCGCGCCCGCTCCGGCTCGTCGAGATTGCGTCGCCGCAGCCGCGCGCGGGAGAGATCCTCGTACGCGTCAGCGCCTGCGGCGTCTGCCGCACCGACTTGCACGTCATCGAAGCGGAGTTGGCTCCGCAGAAGCTCCCGCTCGTTCCCGGGCACCAGGTGGTCGGAACAGTCGAGACGATCGGAGAAGGCTGCAGCCGCTTCCACGTCGGGGACCGCGTCGGCATCGCATGGCTGCGTCACACCTGCGGGGCCTGCGAATTCTGCCGCAGCGGGCGCGAGAACCTTTGTGCGGCCTCGCGCTATACCGGGTACCACGACGACGGCGGATATGCCGAGCTGGCCGTGGTTCCCGAAACGTTTGCGTACGCCATTCCCGATGCCATCGGCGACGTCGAGGCCGCGCCGCTGCTGTGCGCGGGAATCATCGGCTACCGCGCGCTGACCCTCGCGTCGGTGCCAAGCGGCGGAAGCCTGCTGCTGTGCGGTTTCGGATCCTCGGCCCACATCGTGCTGCAGATCGCGCGTCGCCGCGGCCAGCGCGTGCTGGTGGCGACCCGCGGCGCCGGGCACCGCGAGCTTGCGCGAAGTCTCGGCGCCGAGTGGGTCGGCGAGGCCGTCGAAGCGCCGCCGCACCACGTCGATAGCGCGATCGTGTTCGCGCCGTCCGGCGACATCGTCCCGGCAGCGCTGAAAGCGCTCAAGAAAGGCGGCACCTGCGCGCTGGCGGGAATCTACATGACGCCGATTCCGCCGCTCCCCTACGAGGAGTGCGTGTTTCACGAGAAGATCCTTCGTTCGGTCGAAGCGAACACGCGCGCCGACGGGGAAGGGCTGTTTCGCGAAGCCGCAGCAGCAGGCATTCACGCTTCGACGGTGACGTTCCCTCTGGAGCAGGCCAACGAAGCCCTGCAGATGCTCAAAGGCGACGGCATTCGCGGAAGCGCGGTCCTGCTGCCGCCGAAATAG
- a CDS encoding YHYH protein, with protein MTSTTLVLQVVVTAILSIASLAAASPTPAEKCVASKAKAAGAAVSARSKCEQKAISGATTTSQDCVDGADAKLSSAYTKADNAGGCTTTGDEGSTQTAVDACISNFDSAISGDAKCAAAKMKAVGKKAYAKAKCWQKGLTSGSNADSGCLATAETKFHDAVTSADAAGTCTDTEANLEALVDSCIPTIIPDAAPPTCTLDDNTTLTADVNPAGCAVRDRDTSACQSARQSQGLDGYWLKFSCRVSLTLSAGVVTAHTDGQPDYVSNYFATSDPCHETYTGAIQNPNLIAAQSFTVGFPVTPSGSATSMQMHAVVGLALNGVPIFGNFAAPGDDIFQEAQTFDRCGAHPQMSGIYHYHCEPYAISYDDSNFIGVMRDGYPVYGRRDPDNSLPTLDAQGGHTGVTVDSPSTPVYHYHVNEQVDPANSSDHQWFLTTGTWHASPGTCTGGC; from the coding sequence ATGACGTCTACTACTCTGGTTCTTCAGGTCGTCGTGACCGCGATCCTCTCGATCGCATCGTTGGCGGCTGCTTCGCCGACACCTGCCGAAAAGTGCGTGGCATCCAAGGCCAAGGCCGCGGGCGCAGCGGTGTCGGCACGGTCGAAATGCGAGCAGAAAGCCATTTCAGGCGCGACGACCACCAGCCAGGACTGCGTCGACGGCGCCGACGCGAAGCTCTCCAGTGCCTACACGAAGGCGGACAACGCCGGCGGCTGCACGACGACGGGCGACGAAGGATCGACGCAGACGGCGGTAGATGCGTGCATCTCGAACTTCGACTCGGCGATCAGTGGAGATGCCAAATGTGCGGCGGCCAAGATGAAAGCGGTCGGGAAGAAGGCGTACGCGAAAGCGAAATGCTGGCAGAAGGGCCTGACGTCGGGATCCAATGCGGATTCCGGATGCCTCGCGACCGCCGAGACGAAATTTCACGATGCCGTCACTTCTGCCGACGCCGCCGGCACCTGCACCGACACCGAGGCCAATCTCGAGGCCCTCGTCGACAGCTGCATCCCGACGATCATCCCCGACGCCGCTCCGCCTACCTGCACGCTTGACGACAACACGACGCTGACCGCGGATGTCAATCCTGCCGGCTGCGCGGTGCGCGACCGCGACACCAGCGCCTGCCAGTCTGCGCGCCAGAGCCAGGGGCTTGACGGTTACTGGCTCAAGTTCTCGTGCCGGGTTTCGCTGACGCTGTCCGCAGGAGTCGTGACGGCGCACACGGACGGGCAGCCGGACTACGTCAGCAACTATTTCGCGACGTCGGATCCGTGCCACGAGACGTACACGGGCGCGATCCAGAACCCGAACCTGATCGCCGCGCAGAGCTTCACGGTCGGATTTCCGGTTACGCCCAGCGGCTCTGCCACGTCGATGCAGATGCACGCCGTCGTCGGGCTGGCGCTCAACGGCGTGCCGATCTTCGGCAACTTTGCGGCACCGGGCGACGACATTTTCCAGGAGGCGCAGACGTTCGACCGCTGCGGTGCCCATCCGCAGATGAGCGGCATCTACCATTACCACTGCGAGCCGTACGCGATCTCGTACGACGACTCGAACTTCATCGGCGTGATGCGTGACGGGTATCCGGTGTACGGGCGCCGCGACCCGGACAACTCGCTGCCGACGCTGGACGCGCAGGGAGGTCACACCGGCGTCACGGTCGACAGCCCGTCGACGCCCGTCTACCACTACCACGTCAACGAGCAGGTCGATCCTGCGAATTCCTCCGACCATCAGTGGTTCCTGACGACGGGAACCTGGCATGCATCACCGGGCACATGCACCGGAGGATGCTGA
- a CDS encoding dienelactone hydrolase family protein, which translates to MADIRTSNADYPDDGQTFEGFVAWDAAAGRKSPAVMIASDWTGLLEPTRNRAEQMAARGYVGFGLDVYGKGKRGQQGADNSALINPLLADRARLRRRLLAGVAACAAHPAVDAQRLAVIGFCFGGLCALDLARANAPGLIGAVSFHGIYAPPGLGQQEPIRAKVLVCHGWDDPFTPVPATVGLAAELTEARADWQLHAYGRTVHAFTTAGANNPAMGAVYDANADRRSFAALEYFLDEIFRA; encoded by the coding sequence ATGGCAGACATTCGAACCTCGAACGCCGACTACCCGGACGACGGACAGACATTCGAAGGATTCGTCGCGTGGGACGCAGCCGCCGGCAGGAAATCCCCGGCGGTGATGATCGCATCCGACTGGACCGGGCTCCTCGAGCCGACGCGAAATCGCGCCGAGCAGATGGCGGCGCGCGGCTACGTCGGATTCGGGCTCGACGTCTACGGCAAGGGGAAGCGCGGCCAGCAGGGAGCCGACAATTCGGCGCTCATCAATCCTCTGCTCGCTGACCGTGCGCGGCTTCGCCGCCGCCTGCTGGCTGGAGTGGCTGCATGCGCTGCCCATCCGGCAGTGGACGCGCAGCGCCTGGCCGTGATCGGTTTCTGCTTCGGAGGACTGTGTGCGCTCGACCTTGCAAGGGCCAACGCACCGGGTCTGATCGGCGCCGTCAGCTTTCACGGCATTTATGCCCCGCCGGGTCTCGGCCAGCAGGAGCCGATTCGCGCCAAGGTGCTCGTCTGCCATGGCTGGGACGATCCGTTCACACCCGTCCCTGCGACGGTGGGCCTGGCGGCGGAGCTCACCGAAGCCCGCGCCGACTGGCAGCTCCATGCCTACGGGCGCACCGTTCACGCATTCACGACGGCGGGAGCGAACAACCCGGCAATGGGCGCGGTCTACGACGCGAACGCCGACCGGCGCTCGTTTGCCGCGCTCGAATACTTCCTCGACGAAATCTTCCGGGCCTGA
- a CDS encoding alkaline phosphatase family protein: MIRRNFVFVAFAVLFSMTAVAAPASPPDHVVIAIMENHSYSSIIGSSDAPYINSLVAGSAVMTSSHAITHPSEPNYLWLFSGSNQGVTSDTCSVGPFATDNLGSLLIGASFTFTGYSEDLPSAGNTMCTSGEYARKHNPWSFFSNLAPTTNQPFSAFPADFTTLPTVSFVVPNLIDDMHDGTIAEGDAWLQTNVDPYVQWAKTHNSLFVLTWDEDDGSQSNQILTLFAGEPVTPGSYAQSINHLSVLRTIEDLYGLDYAGSSGSATPIPGIFTDCGNGTVEGPEECDSSTVGCNPGQACQSCLCVEPQICSSGKTLFNSSISLAANPFAFHLAARANLPAPLSGVDPPTLGLRVRIDSPDGNGFDVTLPGGAAWTTKGTRWTYSDPDGNVGGITKAIVTDESAKTDGQVKVVIKGKGGSIVIPALSELRATVVFGSGNNCAVVDAGSATISCSGDTSKTHCR; encoded by the coding sequence TTGATCAGACGGAACTTCGTTTTTGTCGCGTTCGCAGTGCTGTTCTCGATGACCGCCGTGGCGGCGCCGGCTTCCCCACCAGATCACGTCGTCATCGCGATCATGGAGAACCATTCGTACTCCTCGATCATCGGATCTTCGGACGCGCCGTACATCAATTCGCTGGTAGCCGGATCGGCGGTGATGACTTCTTCGCACGCGATCACGCATCCGAGCGAGCCGAACTACCTGTGGCTGTTCTCCGGCTCGAACCAGGGCGTCACCAGCGATACCTGTTCCGTCGGGCCGTTCGCGACCGACAACCTCGGCAGCCTGCTCATTGGCGCGAGCTTCACGTTCACGGGCTACTCGGAGGATCTGCCGTCGGCAGGAAACACGATGTGCACTTCGGGTGAGTATGCCCGCAAGCACAATCCGTGGTCCTTCTTCTCGAACCTGGCCCCGACGACGAATCAGCCGTTCAGCGCGTTCCCCGCCGATTTCACGACGCTTCCCACCGTGTCGTTCGTCGTGCCGAACCTCATCGACGACATGCACGACGGCACGATCGCCGAAGGCGATGCCTGGCTGCAGACGAACGTCGATCCGTACGTGCAGTGGGCGAAGACCCACAACAGCCTGTTCGTGCTCACGTGGGACGAGGACGACGGAAGCCAGAGCAACCAGATCCTGACGCTGTTCGCCGGAGAGCCGGTGACGCCGGGCTCCTACGCGCAGAGCATCAATCACCTGAGCGTGCTCAGAACGATCGAAGACCTGTACGGCCTGGACTACGCCGGCTCGAGCGGCAGCGCGACGCCGATTCCCGGGATATTCACCGATTGCGGCAACGGCACGGTCGAAGGACCCGAAGAGTGCGACAGCAGCACGGTCGGCTGCAATCCCGGGCAGGCCTGCCAGAGCTGTCTCTGCGTCGAGCCGCAGATCTGCTCGAGCGGCAAGACGTTGTTCAACTCGTCGATCTCGCTTGCGGCCAACCCCTTCGCATTCCACCTCGCAGCCCGCGCGAACCTTCCGGCGCCGCTTTCGGGAGTCGATCCGCCGACTCTCGGCCTGCGCGTGCGCATCGACAGCCCCGACGGCAACGGTTTCGATGTCACGCTGCCCGGCGGCGCCGCGTGGACCACGAAGGGTACGCGCTGGACCTACAGCGATCCGGACGGGAACGTCGGCGGCATCACGAAAGCCATCGTCACGGACGAGTCGGCAAAGACGGACGGCCAGGTCAAGGTTGTCATCAAGGGCAAGGGCGGATCCATCGTCATCCCCGCATTGAGCGAGCTGCGCGCTACGGTCGTGTTCGGCTCGGGCAACAACTGCGCAGTCGTCGACGCCGGCAGCGCAACGATTTCGTGCAGCGGAGACACGAGCAAGACACACTGCCGCTGA